A stretch of Rhododendron vialii isolate Sample 1 chromosome 4a, ASM3025357v1 DNA encodes these proteins:
- the LOC131322034 gene encoding probable WRKY transcription factor 49 produces the protein MEELKTWPDGSDQEELLRELLDNSSPFLLQPPESTINHLVNAGDYPGPTIDDIDNALSVTNYKHHFQDISPARISILEKGFSKVENKYTLRIKSCGGGLADDGYKWRKYGQKSIKNSPNPRSYYRCTNPRCSAKKQVERSSDDLDTLIITYEGLHLHFAYPYFLLDPPPQHVNPPSKKLKSKVSNSEAQAQQALPIQEDHDKRSPENSSAGPFHGTFMDCSPEGIGPQGLLEDVVPMMVRNPSNHQYFSSNSSSCSSYPSPPASPSLSWSPNYSTSCFNIGLYDVPSGEHF, from the exons ATGGAGGAACTGAAAACTTGGCCAGATGGGTCTGATCAGGAGGAGCTACTGAGGGAGCTTTTGGATAATTCATCGCCTTTCTTGCTACAACCGCCGGAATCAACCATCAACCACCTTGTCAATGCTGGTGATTATCCCGGGCCAACTATCGACGATATCGACAATGCTTTATCAGTGACGAATTACAAACACCATTTCCAGGACATCTCACCGGCCAG GATTTCAATATTAGAGAAGGGTTTTAGCAAGGTTGAGAACAAGTATACTCTGAGAATTaagagttgtggtggtggtttggcTGATGATGGTTATAAATGGAGGAAGTATGGCCAGAAATCTATCAAGAACAGCCCAAATCCTAG GAGCTACTACAGATGCACAAACCCTCGATGCAGCGCCAAGAAGCAGGTCGAGCGCTCGAGCGATGACCTGGACACTCTCATCATCACCTACGAGGGCCTCCACCTCCACTTTGCATACCCGTATTTCCTCCTCGACCCACCACCCCAACACGTCAACCCACCATCCAAGAAGCTCAAGAGCAAAGTCTCGAACTCCGAAGCCCAAGCCCAACAAGCCCTCCCGATACAGGAAGACCACGACAAGCGAAGCCCGGAAAACTCGTCCGCAGGCCCTTTCCACGGCACATTCATGGACTGTAGCCCAGAAGGAATAGGCCCACAAGGCCTGCTGGAAGATGTGGTGCCTATGATGGTTAGAAACCCATCAAACCACCAATATTTCTCCTCCAATTCTTCATCTTGCTCTTCTTATCCTTCTCCACCTGCttcaccttctctctcttggtCCCCTAACTATTCCACTTCATGTTTTAATATTGGCCTCTATGATGTGCCGTCAGGTGAACATTTCTAG